Proteins from a single region of Xiphophorus maculatus strain JP 163 A chromosome 22, X_maculatus-5.0-male, whole genome shotgun sequence:
- the hps6 gene encoding Hermansky-Pudlak syndrome 6 protein — protein sequence MSRFVLEELSDFRDYAGSQKLSDLLTFSKDEPSRIKLSDVRVSPDGRHVHVLLRQPKVGLMTFDKHERPQLALNPKKLDVWFKGGVSIVDVFYLDLLHNKGKGTGVVAVVVYENGKAEFWKFLDYKTGWYLLQTSDLCNSPRARVLSVCVCSSLLVWCEERPASENSSALSSTRNKLRYCICRRDCEVEDGAVNLGGLKIILHNNPKFTVISSGDYVHLLPDLKAKLQLCISKFFLTWSPHHDSFTISTTCKNTPIKKLSAKESDFRQLIADCLGYLSALEPPEICSFSPTGCGGLLLLLNTGWLYILQEDGMLRRMYKLADNFTPQADTHTSLCFYVNIVALMVGKTLHLIEVNCGTELQKIALKREGLLYANQADRRTPFLLSETGLFMLTEKDSTGKTLGLSPAESNQAGAVLVEAVFEEACKYYQQRSLSSTQLTVESLKKGGRFQAPISLASILRNYLNSGLRRTETESLQNGGGDYIAGQDKLMCSLEGELRALVALLELKGSLVRGGVKEVEAVGGTLVEKEVVRLLSSSELDGETLLYLNSIFSMFPGQAWSAAQAALQLHHNVEGSLSSRAAPDVWKMVLTPCPNSLPAMNGQSKHSPSLKGDNNCKVTTSPAALPVFELLCQSVVRFQPGWLPRFLQLSQQQQGSAALGLSLASSSWGFPSGRGGESGENNVPLYRRALWVLSSLDTDTEQRQDLEVELLLVSGRPNAILQALRILMVKRQWERVTQVAQQFCKQSPLLNKEIFNSLLCEVSQHRELDPYLDLLWALCPEDYTVTTILNLVLKNISCSPPSPAPFADPPSSQLAMGQLKPLLRKVLQRETKPSQRYADILQSPLYPPPALPRQPTVRPSSVSDADTPSPHTETQELKSSPNTNALPADPGGFS from the coding sequence ATGTCGCGGTTTGTCTTGGAAGAGCTGTCGGATTTCAGGGACTACGCTGGAAGCCAGAAGCTGAGTGACTTACTAACTTTTTCTAAAGACGAGCCCAGCAGGATCAAACTGTCAGACGTTCGTGTGAGTCCAGATGGACGTCACGTCCATGTCCTCCTCCGCCAGCCTAAGGTCGGTCTCATGACTTTTGACAAGCATGAAAGACCCCAGCTGGCTCTCAACCCGAAGAAACTGGACGTGTGGTTCAAAGGGGGCGTCTCCATAGTGGATGTATTCTACTTGGATCTCCTTCATAACAAAGGCAAGGGGACAGGAGTTGTTGCGGTGGTTGTTTATGAGAATGGGAAAGCCGAGTTTTGGAAATTCCTGGACTACAAAACCGGCTGGTATCTCCTGCAGACCTCTGATCTGTGCAACAGCCCCCGGGCCAGAGTgttgtcagtgtgtgtgtgctccagCCTCCTGGTGTGGTGTGAGGAGCGTCCAGCCTCAGAGAACTCCTCTGCCCTCAGCTCCACCAGGAACAAACTGAGATACTGCATCTGCAGGAGGGACTGTGAGGTGGAGGATGGAGCTGTGAACCTGGGAGGACTGAAAATCATTCTTCACAATAATCCTAAATTCACCGTCATCAGCTCAGGCGACTACGTGCATCTGCTGCCTGACCTGAAAGCCAAGTTGCAACTGTGCATCTCCAAATTCTTCCTGACGTGGTCCCCTCACCACGACTCCTTCACCATCAGCACCACGTGCAAAAATACCCCCATAAAGAAGCTTTCAGCCAAGGAGTCCGACTTCAGGCAGCTGATTGCAGACTGTTTGGGATATCTGTCAGCTCTCGAGCCGCctgaaatctgcagcttttctcCCACAGGCTGCGGaggcctgctgctgctcctcaaCACGGGCTGGCTGTACATCCTGCAGGAGGACGGGATGCTGCGGCGGATGTACAAGCTGGCGGACAACTTCACGCCTCAAGCAGACACTCACACCAGCCTGTGCTTTTACGTGAACATCGTGGCGCTAATGGTCGGGAAAACCCTGCATCTGATAGAGGTGAACTGTGGCACAGAGCTGCAAAAGATTGCGTTGAAAAGAGAGGGGTTGTTATACGCAAACCAGGCTGACAGACGAACTCCCTTTCTGCTCTCGGAAACTGGACTTTTCATGCTTACGGAGAAGGACTCTACGGGGAAAACTCTGGGCCTCAGTCCGGCTGAGAGTAATCAGGCCGGAGCCGTCCTGGTTGAAGCCGTCTTCGAGGAGGCGTGCAAGTACTACCAGCAAAGGAGCCTCAGCAGCACGCAGCTCACTGTGGAGTCCTTGAAGAAGGGAGGACGGTTCCAGGCTCCCATCTCTCTGGCCTCCATTCTCAGGAACTACCTCAACTCAGGCTTGAGGAGAACGGAGACAGAGTCACTGCAAAATGGAGGAGGTGACTATATTGCAGGGCAGGATAAGTTAATGTGCTCTCTGGAGGGGGAGCTGAGAGCTCTGGTGGCTCTGCTGGAGCTGAAGGGGAGTTTAGTGAGGGGGGGTGTGAAAGAGGTAGAGGCAGTGGGTGGGACGTTGGTGGAGAAAGAAGTGGTGAGGTTGCTGTCGTCCTCCGAACTGGACGGCGAAACGTTGCTCTACCTGAATTCCATCTTCAGCATGTTCCCCGGCCAGGCGTGGAGCGCTGCTCAGGCTGCGCTGCAACTGCACCACAACGTGGAGGGCTCCCTGTCCAGCAGGGCCGCCCCAGACGTGTGGAAAATGGTCCTCACTCCTTGCCCGAACTCCCTTCCCGCCATGAACGGGCAGTCGAAGCACAGCCCCAGCCTGAAAGGGGATAATAACTGTAAGGTCACGACCTCCCCAGCTGCCCTGCCTGTGTTTGAGCTTCTCTGCCAGTCAGTTGTTCGTTTTCAGCCCGGCTGGCTGCCAAGGTTCCTGCAGCtctcccagcagcagcagggctCTGCGGCGCTGGGACTCAGCCTGGCTTCGTCGTCTTGGGGTTTCCCCAGTGGGAGAGGCGGGGAAAGCGGGGAGAACAACGTTCCCCTCTACAGGCGGGCACTGTGGGTCCTGTCCAGCCTGGACACAGACACAGAGCAGCGGCAGGACCTGGAGGTGGAGCTGCTGCTCGTCAGCGGGCGGCCCAACGCTATCCTGCAGGCGCTGCGTATCCTGATGGTGAAGCGCCAGTGGGAGCGGGTCACCCAGGTGGCCCAGCAGTTCTGCAAACAGAGCCCCCTGCTCAACAAGGAGATCTTCAACTCCCTGCTGTGCGAGGTGTCTCAGCACCGGGAACTGGACCCCTACCTGGACCTGCTGTGGGCACTGTGCCCCGAGGACTACACCGTCACCACCATCCTCAACCTGGtgctcaaaaacatttcctgcaGCCCTCCGTCCCCCGCTCCATTTGCAGACCCCCCCAGCAGCCAGCTGGCCATGGGGCAGCTGAAGCCGCTGCTGAGAAAAGTTCTGCAGAGGGAGACAAAGCCCAGCCAGCGGTACGCCGACATCCTCCAGTCGCCATTGTACCCGCCGCCGGCTCTTCCCCGCCAGCCCACCGTTCGGCCAAGCTCCGTGTCTGACGCAGACACTCCGTCTCctcacacagagacacaggaactGAAATCATCTCCGAACACAAACGCTCTACCTGCAGACCCAGGTGGATTTTCATAA